The Leifsonia poae region AACCAGAGCTTTGCGGTGACGGCGGTCGGGATGGCCCACGGCACCAGGATGGCGGCGCGCACGAGGCCACGGCCCCGGAAGGTGCGGTTCATGATGAAGGCGAACCACATCCCGAGCACCGTCTCGAGCACGACGGTGACGACCGTGAAGAAGAAGGTGACGAAGACCGCGTTCCAGAACTGCGAGCCCAGGTTGCCCGGCGGGCAGGCGATGGTCTCGCCATTGGGGCCGGCGCACTGCTGGAACAGCCAGTGGGCGTAGTTCTGGAAGCCGGCGAACCCGCCCTGCACGAACAGTCCGGTGGCCGGGTCGAGGCCGGCATCCTTCTGGAAGGACATGATGATGGCGCTGATCACCGGGTAGCCGATGACGACCGCCAGCAGCACGATCGTGGGGATGATCAGGTAGAAGGCCCAGCGGCCCTCCTGGGCGTGGTTCTTTTTGACACCGGCGCGCTGCTGTCTGGGTTTGCGCGAGGTGGGCGGGGCGACGACGTTCGACGCTGACATGTGAAGCCTCCGAGGTCCGGATCGGGTGGGGAGACCGGGCGGCGGGAGGGTTCCCACCGCCCGGTTGCCTCATCCGTGGTTAGCCGGCGCTCGCTGTCGAGATGGCGGCCGACATATCCGACAGGGCCTTGTCGACGGTCTTGTCACCCTTCAGTGCCGCATAAGCGTTGTCTTGGATGGCTTTGGTGACAGCCGGGTAGAACGGGCTCACGGGGCGCGGCACCGCGTTCTCGATCGACGTCTTCAGCGTCGGAAGGAAGCCGAACTGCTTCACCAGGTCGGGGTCGGTGTACAGCGAGCCGATGACCGGGGCGAGGGAGCCTTGCGTCATGAAGAACTTCTGCGTCTCCTCCGACTCGAGGAAGGCGATGAAGTCGCGGGCGGTCGTCTTGTGCTTCGAGTAGACGCTGATCGCTGCGTTGTGGCCGCCGAGGCTGGAGGCACCGGGCTGACCGTTGCCGTCACCGGGAAGCGGGGCGATCGCGAACTTGTCCTTGACGACGGAACTTCCGTCGGTCTTGGCCAGGTTGTACACGTACGACCAGTTGCGCAGGAACATCAACTGTCCGGCTTCGAACGCCTGGCGTCCCTGCTCCTCCTGGAAGGTGATCGCGTCGGCGGGGATGTTGCCGTCTTTGAAGGCGTCGACGAGGCGCTGCAGCCCCTTCTTGGCGTCGGCGGTGTCGAGGGTCGGCGTCTTGCCGTCCTTGCCGACGATGGTGCCGCCGGCGGTGTTGATGGCCTCCGCCGTGTTGACCGTGAGGCCCTCGTATTGGGCGTACTGGCCTGCGTAGCAGCCGATCTTGTTCGCCTTGGCGATCGCGCAGTCGCTCATCATCTCGTCCCACGAGGTGGGCGGGGTCTTGACGAGGTCGGTGCGGTAATAGAGCAGGCCGCCGTCAGAGGTCTGCGGTGCAGCGAAGAGCGTGTTGTTGTAGGTGGCCGTTGCGATGGTCGGTTTGAACAGGTTCGACGTGTCCAGTTTCAGCGCCCCGGTGAGCGGCTGCAGCCATCCTTTGGCCGCGAACTCGGCAGTCCACACGACGTCGACGTCGACGACGTCGTAGTTGGGGTTCTTCGCCTGGAAGTTCTGCACGAGGTCGTCGTGCTGTTGGTCGGCCTGGTCGGACTGCTCCTTGAAGGTGACCTTCTCGTCGGGGTGCGCCGTGTTCCATTTGTCGATCAGGGGGCGGACGACGTTGGAGTTGTCTTTACCCTGAACGTAGGTGATCGGACCTTTGCCCGAGATGTTGGCGGCGGCGTCTCCGCCCCCGCTTCCCCCTGACGATCCCCCGCCGGTGCATCCCGCTAATGCGAGGCCGACGACAGCGACTCCGGCAATCACGGAGAGACGTGCTGCTTTCATTTCACTCCTCGTTGAGCTTCGTGGTGCGAGCGCGCTGATGCGCTCGCCGCCAAGGTACCCGTCTTCCCGCCGGGAGTGCAAGCGTTTACGTCAAGCGCTTGCATCACAGTTTTGTCACGCGGATGGGGGCCAGGCCGCGCATTCAGGGATTTGCGGCGCCGAACGGCGGCGGTCGGCCGGGTGTGCGGGCGAACGGGTCTAGTCTCGAAAACATGAGTGGGATGCGCGGCGCCGGCGGCGGCGGTGGCGGCCGGGGCCGCGTGAGTGGCGGGGATGCGGAGGCCCAGAAGGCGCTGAACGCCACGGCCCCGAAGATCCCGCATCTGATGCGGCGGATCGGCGGCCTCTTCGCCCCGCACAAGACAGCGATCGTCGTCACGATGGTGCTGGTGCTGATCGGCGCGGGTTTGTCGGTCGTGCCGCCGTTCCTCACTCAGCGCGCCTTCGACGACGGCCTGTTCCCCAAGTCGGGCAAGCCCGAGATCTCGACGTTGATCACGGTGGTCGTGCTGATGATCATCGTCTACGTGGGGTCGGCGCTGCTGGGGGTGTGGCAGACGTACCTCACAGCATCCGTGGGCAACAAGGTCATGGGTGCACTGAGGGTGCGGCTCTTCTCGCATCTGCAGGCCATGGAACTGAGCTTCTTCACGAAGACGAAGACGGGGATCATCCAGTCGCGGCTGCAGAACGATGTCGGGGGCGTCTCGAACGTGCTCACCAACACGATGTCGAGCATCCTGGGCAACACGGTCACCGTGATCGCGGCGTTCGTGGCGATGGTGCTGCTCAACTGGCAGCTCACCGTCGTGGCGGTTGTGCTCATGCCGGTGCTCGTGATCGCGCAGCGGAGGGTCGGCCAAGTGCGGGCGCGCATCGCGACGAGGACGCAGGAGTCGCTCTCGGACATGACGGCGATCACCCAGGAGACGCTGAGCGTCTCGGGCATCCTGCTCTCGAAGAGCTTCAACCGGCAGGCTACCGAGGTGCGCCGCTACGACGACGAGAACCAGAACCAGATCAGGTTGCAGGTCTCGCAGGCGATGAGCGGGCAGTGGTTCTTCGCGATGGTCAATATCTTCCTCTCCTCGATTCCGGCGATCGTGTACCTGGTCTCCGGCTGGCTGGTGCTCGGTGGGGCGACCGACATCACGGCGGGCACGATCGTGGCGTTCACGACCGTGCAGGCGCGGCTGCTCTTCCCCCTGCTCGGGCTGATGCGTGTGGCGCTCGACCTGCAGACGTCCGGAGCGCTGTTCGCCCGCATCTTCGAGTACCTCGACCTGAAGCCGGCGATCGCCGACCGGCCGGATGCGGTTCCCGTCGACCCGGAGCGCGGCCTCGGCCGGGTGGAGTTCGACCACGTGGTGTTCCGTTACCCCGACGCGCGACTGGAGGAACGCAACACGCTCGACGATGTGTCATTCGTGATCGAACGCGGCGAGTTCGCGGCGTTCGTCGGCCCGTCGGGCGCAGGCAAGACCACCGTCTCGTACCTCATCCCGCGCTTCTACGATGCGACGAGCGGGCGCATCCTGTTCGGCGGGATGGAACTGCGCGAGCTGCAGCAGGAATCACTGGTGTCGCACATCGGTGTCGTGAGCCAGGAGACCTACCTCTTCCACGCGACCATCGCCGAGAACCTGCGCTATGCACGGCCGGATGCGACTCAGCTCGAGATCGAGGCCGCCACCCGGGCCGCGAACATCCACGACACGATCGCGAGCTTTCCCGACGGCTACGACACGCTCGTGGGGGAGCGCGGCTACCGGCTCTCCGGCGGCGAGAAGCAGCGCATCGCCATCGCTCGTGTGCTGCTCAAGAACCCGGAGGTGCTGATCCTCGACGAAGCGACGAGTGCGCTCGACTCCATCTCGGAGCGCGTGGTGCAGGTCGCCCTCGACACCGCCTCCCGCGGGCGCACGACGATCGCGATCGCGCATCGGTTGTCGACGATCGTCGCGGCGGATGTGATCTTCGTCGTCGACCACGGCCAGGTGGTCGAACGAGGTACCCATCGGGAGCTGCTGGAGCTCGGTGGGGTGTACTCCCGGCTCTACCGGGAGCAGACGGAGACGGTCGTCCTCGACGAGTAGGCGGTTGCGCCCGGCGATTTAATGCTTTCATTCGTGTGACGGGTGTGGCTAGAGTGGACTCCCGGCCATTCGCCGGCGACCTGTGCACGTGCGCAAAAGGGGACCGCGTGACCGCTCCAGTTCTCGAAGAACCACCGTCCACACCGACCGGTCCGACAGACCCGGCCGCCAGCGAAGGCGCCGTCGCGCCCGGAGGCGACCCGAGCGGACGGTCGAAGCGTCGGCGCCGAGGCGGGCTGAGCATCCAGTCGAAACTGCTGATCATGCTGCTCGGTGTGAGCATCCTCTCGGCGCTCGTCACCGGCCTGATCGGTTATGTGAACGCCACGAGCTCACTCAAGCAGGCGGCGCTCAATCAGCTCACCAGCGTGCGGGAGACGCGCGCGGCCGAGATCACCCGTGTCTTCGCCAATGTGCGCTCGGCGGTCGTGCTCGGGTCGAGCAATCAGAGCGCCATCGACGCGTCCACGACGTTCAACGCCGCCTTCGACGAGCTCGGCACGAGCACGGTGCCGGCGGATCGCGCAGC contains the following coding sequences:
- a CDS encoding ABC transporter substrate-binding protein; the encoded protein is MKAARLSVIAGVAVVGLALAGCTGGGSSGGSGGGDAAANISGKGPITYVQGKDNSNVVRPLIDKWNTAHPDEKVTFKEQSDQADQQHDDLVQNFQAKNPNYDVVDVDVVWTAEFAAKGWLQPLTGALKLDTSNLFKPTIATATYNNTLFAAPQTSDGGLLYYRTDLVKTPPTSWDEMMSDCAIAKANKIGCYAGQYAQYEGLTVNTAEAINTAGGTIVGKDGKTPTLDTADAKKGLQRLVDAFKDGNIPADAITFQEEQGRQAFEAGQLMFLRNWSYVYNLAKTDGSSVVKDKFAIAPLPGDGNGQPGASSLGGHNAAISVYSKHKTTARDFIAFLESEETQKFFMTQGSLAPVIGSLYTDPDLVKQFGFLPTLKTSIENAVPRPVSPFYPAVTKAIQDNAYAALKGDKTVDKALSDMSAAISTASAG
- a CDS encoding ABC transporter ATP-binding protein, translating into MSGMRGAGGGGGGRGRVSGGDAEAQKALNATAPKIPHLMRRIGGLFAPHKTAIVVTMVLVLIGAGLSVVPPFLTQRAFDDGLFPKSGKPEISTLITVVVLMIIVYVGSALLGVWQTYLTASVGNKVMGALRVRLFSHLQAMELSFFTKTKTGIIQSRLQNDVGGVSNVLTNTMSSILGNTVTVIAAFVAMVLLNWQLTVVAVVLMPVLVIAQRRVGQVRARIATRTQESLSDMTAITQETLSVSGILLSKSFNRQATEVRRYDDENQNQIRLQVSQAMSGQWFFAMVNIFLSSIPAIVYLVSGWLVLGGATDITAGTIVAFTTVQARLLFPLLGLMRVALDLQTSGALFARIFEYLDLKPAIADRPDAVPVDPERGLGRVEFDHVVFRYPDARLEERNTLDDVSFVIERGEFAAFVGPSGAGKTTVSYLIPRFYDATSGRILFGGMELRELQQESLVSHIGVVSQETYLFHATIAENLRYARPDATQLEIEAATRAANIHDTIASFPDGYDTLVGERGYRLSGGEKQRIAIARVLLKNPEVLILDEATSALDSISERVVQVALDTASRGRTTIAIAHRLSTIVAADVIFVVDHGQVVERGTHRELLELGGVYSRLYREQTETVVLDE